TTCGGGGTTAAATAGACAAGTACAACCTTACGGCGTTTGATGAGAAGCAACAAGAGTAGGCAATAAACTACGAAGGTCTAATCAGTAGTTATTGCACACTACACAACTAAAAAGAAAAGCGGATTGAACAAACAACTTCATTAAATTGAAAAGAGGATTTGGTTTCAAACAGAGTACAATGATATCCACAAATTGATCCTATAATTCTCACCAATGCAACAAGACAGGACACTGATACTATAACTAAGTCTCACTATTCATATTTGGTTGAGAACAAACTTAACTTAACTCCTATAACAGTTATGAATTTGCTTTCCGCAAACAGGTCAGCTACTTAATGCAATCGATTTATGAGTTTCAAATGTCTATGTCCATGCCCTGTAATAAACTTAACTTAGCTTCTCGTGAATACTAATCAGATACTCATCAATATCTATCTAAAACGAGTTAATGATATGAGTTTCAAATCCATGCTTTTCTAATCCAATAAGTTTCATATCGAAAGAGTTTCTTGTTATGAACACACAAACATCAAGTACTAGTTTCAATCACAAAGTTAGAAAACAAAACAACGAGTATTTAATTCACAAACAAAGGATTCTCAGACATGGCATTCAATCACAAACACCAACTATTCAATCAATTACACAATGCATACAATCAAATCGTCACAACAAACCCAGATACACACGGGATAGATCCACAAGTTGATACACTAAATCCGAAAGCGACGAACAGAGGATTCAGCGATACCTGGACGGAGAGATACACGGAGAGATGGACGGAGACAGCTACGCCGAGAGATGGACGGAGAGATACACGGAGAGATCGAGGGTGAGAATAGACGGCGAGATGAACGGGAGATCCAGGGAGAGATCGAGGGAGACAGCGACGGAGAGATCCTCGGAGATATCGAGGGAGACACCGACGGAGACAGCGACGGAGACAGCTACGCCGAGAGGTGTTTGATTGGGTTGAAAATCGccgtcgagagagagagaagagagaggatgAGAATGACTTCGTATCggattttttttgaacacaaccCTAATCCGTGCTTCCCCTCCCCCGATGACACGTGGCCTTAAGGACGCGAAATAAAAACTTCTTATTTAACATACGTTTGCTTCGgttttatgttattttgatttattttcaatGTTTTAATTTGGAAGGACTTTGGTTAAGGACAGCGATGTTGATGCCCTTATATCACTTTGGATTCAGCAATCGTATCACTACCAAATCCTtcattctttttatatttttatgccAAAGAAAATAGGTTGATAAGACGTTTGTGGGGTCATTGCATTTTAGTGAGGGGAGCCCAAAAATTAAATGTGGGAAGTATTATCGCATATGGAATCCAAATATTTGTTTGTGGTGCCGGTATTACATGTTCTGCATCTATAAAACATAGGCTAAAATCTAAGAGCAACCTTATCAGTTATCACTGATAGAAGTTCTTAGGaacaaaatattagtttttaaattaaatgattaaGTTTTAATTGAAACAGAATAATTAAAtcattcaaataaataaatgtggAAGAAGATGCATATGGATGATGACATGTGCGAGCAAAAGGTTCTTATTTCGAGAACCGATTCACTACAAACCTACAATGGAGATGCTCTAGTAACTAGGGCGTGCAATGATAGAAAAATTGTCCAATGCGATTACCTTCTAAACCGTTTAGACAATTACAAtactataataatatataatatatcatttattattcataaattataataactaatatattataatctagaatttaataaaaaaatataaattttatcatttgttaataattatatttaatataaaacactacttatatttagtatagtattataatttataaatgctTAAACCACCAAATTAATATTCTAGACATCTATTTAGAGATTGATTGTTTACATGATTTTGAAGTAgtttttggcttttttttttggaaaaactcaatttttagataatcaagtttttaagaaaatagattCCCTACATTTTAGGAAAACTAGTTTTTCAAATAACTGtcattttctaaagaaaaaacaaaaaattatgattaaaatatgaaaCGAAAAGTAGGtaatagaataataaaatacgAAAGCAACAAattataaagaaacaaataaaaaattgataaaactaCAACTGATGTAAAAAACGTCTTTAGAACTATTGGTTTGCAATCCTAGAAAGAGAAATAACAAAGAACTCAAGGCTTTAAAATGATGTGTTAATCTTCTGAAATCAGTTTCACCctagttatataaaatattcactAATTATTATCACAAAACTTGCGCTCCAATCTCCTTTTAAAGCTTGCCTTAACACACGATATTAATAAATCAAAGAAGATCATATTAGGTAAATACTATCATACACAAATGATATAATGAATTcactttcttttaaaacatttgtaaCGATATCACCTTAGATTTCGGGATGATATTTAAACAACAAAATCatgtgatatattttttttaatctggatACATAATCTAACTTTCTTTTATTCTTTATATACAACCGTAATTGCAGATGAATGCTTACTGGTTATAAAAATCAATCAGTTAAAATTAGAAATTGATATGTAATTTAATTTGTCCAAGCAGAATAATCTAACTTTCTTTATATACAACCGTAATTGACGATAAATACTTAATGACTTTAAAAGCTaatcaatgaaaattttgaattgatATCTAATTTAATTTGTCCAAGCGGACTAATGAAtttttcaaattgtaataacaTACGTAGCTAACCGGTGAAGGTTATAGCTTAATAAATCTTTCGATATATTCAATATAACTATACCTATAATGAGTTTATATATGTGAGgttaatatcaaaaaaattaacatatgacCACTGGACAATATAGGACTTctgaaataagaaaattaatacaaACCGTATAGAGCAAGCAGTCATATAGCTCCTTCTACATTTTGAAGATATTGAAATTTCCTTATAGTTGATATCATTTAagtgagacgaaccctcttacTTATACAAAAGCAGATTTATACTTGAGATTTCTATATtctcaaattgatttatacAAAAGGAAAATAAGAATAATtgagtaaataattatttcGAAGAAAAATAGTGACCTTTTCATGAATAACTTGAATTTATAGGGTGagtaatacaaatattttttttcaaagattATTTGTGTTGACCACaggttttgaataatttttgaTCGAAGCTAAGTTGGAGACACTTTTAATAGAAGTTAAAcaaatttctatataagataACGTATAAGTTTGAGCACATTTATCCAAAAACACGGACCAATCCGTACTAAACTGAAAAACCAAAATTGAACTGAATTGTATAAATAATAGAGCAAACCATATATCTATGACTGAAAAATTGAAACCAATCCGAGAACCAAATGAGTACatgaattttcaaataaaaattatatatttaaaaatattaattacattcattttaaataatcaaatatcctaaaaatatttataaaccgGATAACCCGAAAACTTGAATTACCCGAATGTTTTTATTTGGttgataaataatttagttaaccgaaagtaaaaattatgtatataattatttatttaaaatatatatatatttttttaatataacacatagtatcaaaactattttcaaaataatattatgttttaaaataagtagCTTTTGTTCTAGAACACAATTCTACTGCTAAGCTATTCTAAAGTATTGATATAGTGTTAATAAATAACAATGTGTTTTCAAAGTTTTTAGAAGTTATCACTAACTGATTTATAATTGGTTAGACTGAATATTTAACAGAACCAAAGATAAATAGctattttctgaaaatatagCAGATGAATAGCTATTTATAATTGGATTCGTATAGGAACTGGTTTGCTATTAAATAATACAACCAATTTGGAATATTAAGTTGTGACAAACattgtttagtttgtgaatGATAATGCTGAAGTGTTCATATATATAACATGGTTAATGAAATCAGTTTAGTTAATAAGGTTGGTATAAAATAATGGTTGCTCTCTGTAAAAGATGCAATTTTTTTACAATGGATATTGTATTATGTTTATAGTCTTCGAAAgtatttactattaaataaatcacaagtaaccatatatacaaatataggGTGGACGTTATTTAGTAATAACACAAAATAAGTATGATGGAATAATGtgtatataataaatgtatGTGTAGAGAATTAGGTTAGTATCATTTTGTATGACTAATTTGTCTTTAATGAAGAATAATGAAGTTCGTAGTATGAGAAATAATAGAAATTCTAGTTAAATGAAATGATTTTACTATGATTTGTTTTAAGTAAATTTTTTAGCACTCCTTCtctgtattatattttttgacaaGAAGTGTTGCCTAAGCCATGAAGTACACAATTGGAtaaatgagaagaagaaaaattgtATGGCCCCACTTAGCGTCTTcacaaaatttccaaaatacTAGTGTTACAAATTTAAAGAGAGGACATATTTTATTTCAGCAAAAATGAACAAATCTTCTATCTTCCAGACTGAAACAAAGAACTTGGTGAAAAAACCTTTCGATTTAACCATGGACTGGAATATCAAAGAGTGACGAAAATAACAAGTTTTaacctatgttacatggaaacggaagcgggtacgtggaagcggaagcgtaaTGAAGCACAGAAacgagattttttaaaatattaggaagcgggtacgtgttggaagcgtatatccatataaataaatttatatatatatatatatgtaaacttttttaaaaaaattaggactaaaaattatatgatttaaatttgaaataaaacatttattcatttataataattttgaaatgattttatattaaaactgtaaaatacacataaattaagtttacaaaaaaaatattatattaattatttttaatttttcataaataattgacacaatgtgtttcaatatgtgctatatctttaataaaaaatctcaatgtataaagataatttatagtattatttttgatatttgtatatttataactcaatattcattactattcatttttttattttatatagattaaaactatggttttatattttattgatatacattgtatttttttaaaaacggaagcgtgattccaaatCGGAATCGTAAGCTTCTAACATGTTTTAAagataatattttagaaacgttttggaagcaAGATTCTgcaagcttccacaaggttccgattccaattccggttccgaagcggacctccgatgaagcttccgtgcaacgtagGTTTTAACTAGGAAATAACATGCTTTTTAATCTGAAGGcaacattaataaataaaaagttaggCAAACAAGTATACAGAACAAAATGCATGAAGATTTTACAACTTCAAGTATATTAGAAGTTTGCAGTTTCGATTGATAAGGATATGCCTGTCTAAAACTCACAAAgagtaaaacataaatatttcaaagaACCGGTAAAGATAACAAGTTTTAAAGACCAAAGTAGTAGTAGCAGAGAGAAATAAAAGTATCCAGAACTAGTAGTCTAGAGAACAAATTACAAGTTTGCATAGTACTCCAGATTTCTCCCGTTCGATCTTCGTTGCCATGGAGGAATCGCAGCAATCACTCACTGCCTTCCCGAACCTGAGGAGATAATTTACAACAAGTTTCAGATTGATATGTTTATCAAAAGTAGTATAAAATGCAACTTTTTGTATACCTTGGCAGGAGATTTTGAAAGAGACCTGGACCTGGACCTAGACATTGCCCTAAAATGAAttcaatcaaaataaaaattaaaattaaaagaatcaCTTTAATCACAGAAGTAAAAGAACGGTTTAAAAGGGGGAGAGAACTTTACCTAGGGGGACTCATCTTCCTGTCAGGAGAAGGCGACCTAGATTTTGATACCGATCTTGAAAGGGATCGTCTTGGTGATTTACTgcaataaagatttgataacacaCAGCTCTATTTCAAAGATATTGTTCAAAATGggattattatatataaacaaaacaaacgcACCTCAGATCCTTTCTTGGGCTCCTGCTTCTGCTAACGCTGCGGCTAGGGCTGCGACCACGGCCTCGGCTACGGCTCCTGCTTCTACTTGGGCTCCTTGACTGAGAGCTTTCATATTTCGTAACCTGTACGTAAGAACATATTTTTATGGTTTACAGTCTGAAGAAGGCAAACATATACATAAAGGTAAACCAATTAAGACAGTACCCGGATATAGCCTCTAGCCCAGGGGTTTCTGAACTCTGTATCATCCAGTTTCCTTATCTGAACGAAAAACAAAATCGCAAGTTATGAACACTGGAAACAATACAGTTCATAGCTTCATAAACAgcaagaggagaagaagagagtgggAAAACTTACCGCATACTTCATGTCATCATAGTTGGTGTAGTCAACAACACCATAAGTTCCTgatcatattattattaaagatgtaagagaaaaagaaaagaaaaaagacataACCACAAACGCTAATACTGGTAAGAAAGTGTAAAGTAACGCACCTTCACTGTCTCGAGTGACCTCAGCAAAGCACACATCACCAGCTTTCCGCATATGATCCTGAAACGATTGTTTTAAtatgaagaataaaaaaaaaagacagcagAAACATTAGAAATCAATCAACACACCTTCAAATCCTGCCATGAGGCAGATGATGGGAGCCCACGTACAATAACTGCATCCAAGAAAACATTCAGAAAGAGATGCAGTCAAACTTTACCAACAGCAAACAATTACACAAACCTCGGAATTCGGAGTGTCGTGAGACACCAAACCGGGCtgatccaccaccaccaccacctccaccgcCGCCATAGCCACCACCCCCACCACGGTATCCACCACCGCCACGACGATCACCTGAAGACTGTCCTCGACCACCATGAGCAAGCTCAACCTGCTTTCATAATATGATTAGAAACAACgagaagaaaatatataaaaacctGAAAGGGTAATGTAAAGCAGACTCAAGTAATATTACCCTCAAACGACAGCCGTCAAAGTTGTACCCATCACGGCCATCGATCGCATCTTCAGCATCCCGAGCATGCTCAAACTACAAAACATCCAACACAAAGCTTGGTTAACCGTAATAATATCTTGTAAACTGATTAAGAACATGTAAGAAACGTACCTCAACAAAACAATAACATGGAGGACGAGGTGGAACCTTCAATTCGATATCCACTATGCGGCCGTACTGCAATTGCGATAACTCGTTCAAAACATTCTCTTACAACAGTTGGAATGTcatccaaaacaaaacaaaaacaaggtAGCCAGAACTGACCTTGTAAAAGAGATCTTCAATCTCAGACTCCCTAATGTCACCGGGCAAGTTACCAACATAGATGGACCGAGAAAATCGACCACTCATTGTTTGCTGAGGTTGTTACAACAAAGAAGAGTGGTAACTGCAGATACAAATTCAAGGattcaaataaataaagaacCAAAGTTTATTTATAATGACAAAGAATCTCCACTCAGAGACAGATTCCAAATCAGCATCACTGCATGAGCATATagaaaagatgatgatgataagaccaaaaaatataatgaagCAAACCAAGTGAGAGCAATCCATGGTAAAGAGCAGTGCTCCACAAGCTCCACAATGCTTATTTGCTCCAATGTGCTCCCAAAAGCtactataaaattttgaaatctatttttttttctccacatcttcccatgatttAAGTAAACAAACTCCAACGCttagataaataaaataaatgaaacaagTCCACATTGATCTCCCATTCCCTCTCTATATTCCTATGAACCATTGCAATGCTCATGTTCCAAGCGCTTTTGCCATCTAAAATAAAGAAAGCATGTGTCATGACATCATGTAACATAGCCTCATGCATCTATCTACCTTCCTTactcaaaacatagaaaaagtTCGAAGCTTTATAATTCAGCAATACAAATTGTTTAAAGATCAGGAAGAAGTTCGATAAAATTCgacaaataaaagatatatacaaGATCATAGATAATCCCACGACCAAAGCCCAAAACTTTTTCACGGTCTTGACATGATTCAAGAACAAGCTTCTcggaaacaaacaaacaaaaaaaagagtatatTCTCACGGAGCGCATCGGAAACACAAAGATATATAATCAAACGAACAAAACATTAACAGTACAATGAACGAAAGCAAACACAACAGTAACGCTCAAACAAAACACAATACGAGTAATGAACggggagagagagatagagatgtgTGTAATAATTCGTACCAGGGATTAACAGCACCGGACAAGATTCGGACGAACCAAGGCTTGGTAATTAGATATGTCGGCCTTGAAAGTTTGTTTATCTAGGGACTAGGGTTTCTTTTATACATGAGCTTATGTGAATTACCAGATTTGCCCTTCTAACTTTTATCCCTTACTaagtctttctttttttttcattttggtccCTAAGAAATTTGAATACCAACAAAAAGccttatacatttaaaaaaggTTATATTTGAGGATATCATATGttacaatgtttttaaacccgacccggacactgAACCGGACGACTTACCGGATCGCTTGGTCACTGGGTCGACCGCGGATGAATCACggattaataaattaattaattttattatatagtaatATATTAGCAATTACACCTAACCAATTacacaagttaaaaaaaataatggaagCTTACATTATATAAACATGCACAATTTTGTTCAATATTTCATTATATAACATGTAATATTTGTGACTATgacttttaacttttttaatatatattagtttagaaattataatcttttttaGTACACCAACTAGTTTTTGTGTTATTAGCTAAATGAATCAAATTAACCATAGTGAGGAAGAAGAACGTGACACTTTCATGAGATGTGCAAAGATAGTGGAAAACAAGATAAATCCCGTAGAAGAGTTGGGGCCAAAGAAACAGCTTACAATTTCTGCATAGTTTCAATACAAGCAAAGATCATAATATAAGTATATTATGTGCTATGGTTCACTAGAAATACACagaatttctgattttttttgtcaatgtgGTTTATGTTGTTTGAACATGGGCTTGGTAGATTTAGAGACAGTGGAAGTCGAAGAGGTTGGAACTGATCACTCCGCTTTATGTTTGtgtttttcttgtcttttacGGCTCAGTGATTTTCATTTTCTACTTTAATTATGCCTTGGCTCTTTTTCTGAAACATACATTGGCATCAAAACATGTAAAATAACATTTgattaattattattagttCTATCAAAATACTGATAAGAGTTGAATTTATGTCATTTTTGTattgatttcttttcttttcttctttttgcttAACTGTATTAAGGTTTATGGACACTTTATATGTTTATTTGTAAGATAGTTGTCTCttcttgatgcaaagattgatgaCAAAGGTCCTCATGACATAATGGTCAAGGATCCTTTTTCTTGCTTGTTTTGGTTTCTTCGTGAGAATTTatgttttcttctctctttctgaTGCAGAGGTGACAAGTAGAAGACCATCAATGAAGCAACGAAGGAGGTTGGTCTTTTTGTGGATGAGGTTTCAGATGAGAAGGAGGAGAAGGAGATCATGCATGCTTTACCAAGGAGGAAGCGTCGGAGGACGAAGTGTAAACACTCCTTTCACCAGTTGTGGCGGTAGTGACGGTGGTGGCGCCGGCGGTAATGATCCCCTACCGGGGATAATGATCCTTTAATTTATGCTCcatattttattcaaatataaaaatactagtATCACAAAAGAGTAAAGAAGGTAaagtatgtttttaactttaaaGTATGTTGTAAGCCacatttaaagtttttactatTTCCTAAGGaacatctatcaacaaaattgCAAAGAAGAACATGAAATCTTTAATTAACTAATATTTGTACATGTTTTTAAAGTATATGTAAATGTTCTTTGTTTGACTAAATctgcagaaacaaaaaaaaagtcaaaacagTTTACCCACTGATACCCAAGACGAATTCTTCTCGTGACTTGTCAAAGTAATTGAAtgactttttcttttctcacaTTGAATGAGGAGTTTTCAACATCTACAAGTTAGTGATACCATTTGAAGACTTGTTTTCCTCTTGTAATTATGatagtttaagaaaatatatatatatatatatatatatatatatatatatatatactttgtcAACACACGTAAGGAGTAAAGaattaaatataaacataaGTATCCACTAGTAGGTCTGGGAATTTGAACCGAATCCGCCGAACCgattcaaaccaaaattttggttaattcgGTGAAAAGTTCAGTTCGACTCGACATGTATATAAAAAGATCTTTGGTTTTAAGTTCGGTAATCAATTAAttcgatttttttaataaaaacaaatcgtTAACCAAATTTTGAATAGAATTAACCAAATTCACCAAAAATTTTAACTGAAGTAACCGATCAAACCAAAATTACCCTAAATATAATTGAAACCAAAAACTTCAATAAGTTttggtaaaaataattaaaaccaaATTATCCTaataccgaaccaaaccaaaccaaaatgttTCTGGTTCAATTGGGTGAGATTTTGATCAAACTGAACTATCTGAATTTAAAACTACCCGAATTCCAAACTACCTGAACTGTTTGAACCTGTTGGCCTATCCACTAGGATACTACCCTCGTTGAAATGCATTTTTTTACCAAACCAATAAACATTATGTATATGTACAGTAGGTTTAGTTGGatattcattttgttttatcttaaatTCATAATTTGTTCAAtacaatatgaaaaatattcatgtaaatttatttctcttaaaaataaattgattgtTCTTTCCATGTTTTCATATTAGTAGAAATACATATGAACTTCATATTGCTTGTGTGGTCTTTGAGATCATTCACATTTTACGGAAACgtattaataattatttggtAAAGAGATTTTAAAGAGTTCACTATTGAACGGTAATACGATCTGCTGGCTGGGAAGAACTACTTAGGGggtgactggttttcccgctaccacccgcaaacgcagcttttgcggttggtagcggttgtcggctgtttgcaacaatcactcaaatcgctgtAAACcacttcaaaccgctccgaatctcataaattcaaaagctggctccagctagcgtttgcggttgcgggcggttgcgggagggtaaatttttttttctttttttaaaacaatatatatacaaaagtaaaaatatttaataaaaaattaaaactgaaattatgaaaatattaaaatatatctattatattttaattaatattataaaattttataataaaaaaatttcaataaattttcaaaaattaaaattataactttctaaatataaattttatatttattataattttatgatttttgatatttttataattatattaaatgtaaatattgttaatttattatttgactgttaccgcatttggtagttaactaGTCATAaatcacccgcaaacgcaccaatttttaaccgcagtaccagtcgtacaaatctcttaaaacc
This genomic interval from Brassica napus cultivar Da-Ae chromosome A6, Da-Ae, whole genome shotgun sequence contains the following:
- the LOC106347421 gene encoding serine/arginine-rich splicing factor SR34A isoform X1; this translates as MSGRFSRSIYVGNLPGDIRESEIEDLFYKYGRIVDIELKVPPRPPCYCFVEFEHARDAEDAIDGRDGYNFDGCRLRVELAHGGRGQSSGDRRGGGGYRGGGGGYGGGGGGGGGGSARFGVSRHSEFRVIVRGLPSSASWQDLKDHMRKAGDVCFAEVTRDSEGTYGVVDYTNYDDMKYAIRKLDDTEFRNPWARGYIRVTKYESSQSRSPSRSRSRSRGRGRSPSRSVSRSRSPRKDLSKSPRRSLSRSVSKSRSPSPDRKMSPPRAMSRSRSRSLSKSPAKVREGSE
- the LOC106347421 gene encoding serine/arginine-rich splicing factor SR34A isoform X2, whose amino-acid sequence is MSGRFSRSIYVGNLPGDIRESEIEDLFYKYGRIVDIELKVPPRPPCYCFVEFEHARDAEDAIDGRDGYNFDGCRLRVELAHGGRGQSSGDRRGGGGYRGGGGGYGGGGGGGGGGSARFGVSRHSEFRVIVRGLPSSASWQDLKDHMRKAGDVCFAEVTRDSEGTYGVVDYTNYDDMKYAVRNWMIQSSETPGLEAISGLRNMKALSQGAQVEAGAVAEAVVAALAAALAEAGAQERI